One Flagellimonas sp. CMM7 genomic region harbors:
- a CDS encoding MauE/DoxX family redox-associated membrane protein: MENLWHLYVMAGMYIIAGIAHFIYPMAYLRIMPRYLPNHRLLVLLSGGIEIVLGIALCFEQTKNMSIYAIIAMLLVFLLVHFYMLSGEKESAGIPKWILILRIPLQFGLMYWAYFYLSS; the protein is encoded by the coding sequence ATGGAGAACCTTTGGCATCTTTATGTAATGGCCGGTATGTATATAATTGCAGGCATTGCTCATTTTATTTATCCAATGGCCTATCTGCGCATAATGCCCAGATATCTGCCAAACCACAGACTTTTAGTGCTGTTAAGTGGCGGTATTGAAATTGTTTTGGGCATTGCACTTTGTTTTGAGCAAACAAAGAACATGAGTATTTATGCTATCATAGCAATGCTTCTTGTTTTCTTACTGGTTCACTTTTACATGTTATCCGGTGAAAAAGAAAGCGCTGGAATACCCAAATGGATTCTTATACTTAGAATTCCTCTGCAATTTGGATTGATGTATTGGGCATACTTCTACCTGTCATCTTAA
- a CDS encoding RNA polymerase sigma factor, with amino-acid sequence MTTNKETDLIKEIQAGNTHAFSELVDAYKNLVFTLASRMLGNREEAEEVSQDTFIKVFKSLSHFKGDSKFSTWVYRVTYNTCLDRIKQNNRNKTFVDIEHVKDVSLATMNNALDKIVKEERRALIKKSLNLLPGTDAGLLTLFYFEEQSLIEMEKTLNTPASTIKVQLFRARKKLAKILKENLEQEILQNYG; translated from the coding sequence ATGACAACCAATAAAGAAACTGATCTAATCAAAGAAATACAGGCGGGTAATACCCATGCATTTTCTGAGTTGGTTGATGCATATAAGAACTTGGTATTTACGTTGGCAAGTAGAATGTTGGGAAATAGGGAAGAGGCGGAAGAAGTATCTCAGGATACCTTTATCAAGGTTTTTAAGTCGTTGTCCCATTTTAAGGGTGATTCCAAGTTTTCCACATGGGTTTATAGGGTTACCTATAACACCTGTTTGGATAGAATCAAACAAAATAATAGGAATAAGACATTTGTAGATATAGAACATGTCAAAGATGTTTCACTTGCAACCATGAACAACGCCTTGGACAAAATAGTAAAGGAAGAAAGAAGAGCATTAATCAAAAAAAGCTTGAATTTGTTACCAGGAACGGATGCAGGCCTTCTCACGTTGTTCTATTTTGAAGAGCAAAGCCTAATAGAAATGGAAAAAACTTTAAATACTCCTGCGAGTACAATAAAGGTGCAGTTATTTAGGGCAAGAAAAAAGTTAGCTAAAATATTAAAGGAAAATTTGGAACAAGAAATACTTCAGAATTATGGATAA
- a CDS encoding DUF6249 domain-containing protein: protein MGSELIIIPILFGVVFGIAYLYFSTRNKERLALIEKGADASIFVKGRRAVAAPFWKIIILNISLLLIGIGTAIFLASILVYSFGVHDDVAYPGTIFTLAGAGLLVGFNMTKRLEKED, encoded by the coding sequence ATGGGATCTGAATTAATCATCATACCAATACTATTTGGGGTTGTCTTTGGCATAGCTTACCTCTATTTTTCAACCAGAAACAAAGAACGTCTGGCATTAATTGAAAAAGGAGCGGACGCTTCAATCTTTGTTAAAGGAAGAAGAGCCGTCGCTGCTCCTTTTTGGAAAATCATTATTCTAAACATCTCCCTTCTTTTAATAGGTATTGGAACTGCAATTTTTCTAGCCTCTATTTTAGTATACAGTTTTGGAGTGCATGACGACGTTGCGTACCCAGGTACAATCTTTACTTTGGCCGGGGCAGGTCTCTTGGTAGGCTTCAACATGACCAAACGTTTGGAGAAAGAAGATTAA
- a CDS encoding MOSC domain-containing protein, with the protein MQIISTNIGKPTPINWNGQQTTTGIFKYPVNTSLLLEGESVAGDTISDRKVHGGIFKACYLFSADHYSYWKEKYPELDWNWGMFGENLTIEGLDESKIRIGNVYKIGNALVQVTQPREPCFKLGIRFETQEILKQFIDHGFPGTYVRVLEVGEVKTGDTLELVKESESTLTVQQFYTLLFSKTKDIDLLKLAVVNEALPASKRERLKRYL; encoded by the coding sequence ATGCAAATTATTTCAACGAACATAGGTAAACCTACCCCGATAAACTGGAATGGGCAACAAACCACTACCGGGATTTTTAAATACCCTGTTAATACATCTCTTCTTCTTGAAGGTGAAAGTGTTGCCGGTGACACCATTAGCGATAGAAAAGTCCATGGTGGCATTTTTAAAGCTTGTTACCTGTTTTCCGCCGACCACTACTCCTATTGGAAGGAAAAATACCCAGAACTGGATTGGAATTGGGGAATGTTTGGTGAAAATCTAACTATTGAAGGCCTTGATGAATCTAAAATTCGAATAGGCAATGTCTATAAAATTGGAAATGCTTTGGTACAAGTTACCCAACCTAGGGAGCCTTGTTTTAAGCTAGGCATAAGGTTTGAAACACAAGAAATTCTTAAACAATTCATTGATCATGGGTTTCCTGGGACCTATGTTAGAGTTTTAGAGGTTGGAGAAGTCAAAACAGGTGATACACTGGAATTGGTAAAAGAATCCGAAAGTACCTTGACGGTTCAACAATTTTATACATTGTTATTTTCAAAAACGAAAGATATTGACCTCCTAAAATTGGCGGTTGTCAATGAAGCCTTACCTGCATCAAAAAGGGAGCGGCTAAAAAGATATCTATGA